A single window of Ignavibacteriota bacterium DNA harbors:
- a CDS encoding PAS domain S-box protein gives MTPPKILVVEDESIVSLEIQSRIGDLGYLVSDAVFSGEQALLSVENNTPDLILMDINLRGEIDGIETANLISQKFSIPIIYMTAYADNETLQRAKATSPYAYIIKPIEVRELHTSIEIALFKSSIEKKLIESEKRFRSLFENATIGFYKTSFSGELLMANNAFIKILGIDEDDLKFNRNISYGYVDINRRKEFIELLNNEKIQPYLINNGNILGFESEWRKKDGSIIYISESARKYIDENGNIIFEGTVEDITKRKIAELDLKESEEVLSTIFNSGNNGIIIHDEYGKIIKVNERILDFHNITNEYALTLNISDLVKDSYNLEKLKSEWEKVLQGENKVIEIKTNSLKDDKLYDIEIYLSKLSIKENNYVLANLRNVTEQKRANSTLIRTKEVLRKVFDNVYNAIFIHDTNGDIIDVNDKVLSLYNVSKNEALSMNISQISSSDSPMYKVKDYWQKVVAGEDQLFEWKAMRPGDKFVFPVEVFLTKISIDNNDFILANVRDITEQKRNKEDLIFAKENAEKSNRLKTDFLASMSHEIRTPVNTILSYSSLLKDELLDMNFTQFDDIFRSISIGGQRLIRTVDSILNMSQIQTGTYEIINQELNLEEDVLRSVYSEFKIDAVNKGLEFGLINESKNPFVNVDYYSVGQLFTNLVDNAIKYTQSGKVSIKSYNLDNYLLVDVSDTGIGISEEFLKEIFDPFTQESQGYTRKFEGNGLGLALVKKYCALNNAEIFVKSEKGCGSTFTVKFNNI, from the coding sequence ATGACGCCGCCAAAAATTTTAGTTGTTGAAGATGAGAGTATTGTATCATTAGAAATACAAAGCCGTATTGGAGATTTAGGGTATTTGGTTTCTGATGCAGTATTTAGCGGAGAGCAAGCTTTGCTTTCTGTCGAAAATAATACACCGGATTTGATTTTGATGGATATAAATCTACGCGGTGAAATTGACGGAATAGAAACAGCTAACTTAATAAGTCAAAAATTCAGCATTCCAATTATTTATATGACCGCATATGCAGACAACGAAACTCTGCAAAGAGCAAAAGCTACATCGCCATATGCTTATATTATTAAACCGATTGAAGTAAGAGAACTTCACACTTCTATTGAGATTGCTTTGTTCAAATCTTCTATTGAAAAAAAATTGATTGAAAGTGAAAAGCGATTTAGAAGTTTGTTTGAAAACGCTACTATTGGTTTCTATAAAACATCATTTTCCGGCGAGCTTTTAATGGCAAACAATGCGTTTATTAAAATACTTGGAATTGACGAAGATGATTTGAAGTTTAACAGAAATATTTCTTACGGATATGTTGACATCAATAGAAGAAAAGAATTTATTGAACTATTAAATAATGAAAAAATTCAGCCTTATTTAATTAATAACGGAAATATTCTTGGTTTTGAATCTGAATGGAGAAAAAAAGACGGAAGTATAATTTACATTTCCGAAAGCGCGCGAAAATACATTGATGAAAACGGTAATATTATATTTGAAGGTACGGTTGAAGACATTACAAAAAGAAAAATTGCTGAGCTGGATCTAAAAGAATCTGAGGAAGTTTTATCTACAATATTTAACAGCGGCAATAATGGAATAATTATACATGATGAATATGGAAAAATAATTAAAGTTAATGAAAGAATTTTAGATTTTCACAATATTACAAATGAATATGCGCTAACGTTAAATATCTCCGACTTAGTTAAAGACTCTTATAACCTTGAAAAATTAAAATCCGAATGGGAAAAAGTATTACAAGGGGAAAACAAAGTAATTGAAATTAAAACAAATTCTTTAAAGGATGACAAGCTATACGATATAGAAATTTACTTGTCAAAATTATCGATAAAAGAAAATAATTACGTACTTGCAAACCTTAGAAATGTTACCGAACAAAAACGTGCAAACAGCACCTTAATAAGAACAAAAGAAGTCTTGAGAAAAGTTTTTGATAATGTTTATAACGCTATTTTCATACACGATACAAACGGTGATATAATTGACGTTAATGATAAAGTATTAAGTCTGTACAACGTTTCAAAAAATGAAGCTTTGTCGATGAATATAAGTCAAATATCAAGCAGCGACAGCCCTATGTATAAAGTGAAAGATTATTGGCAGAAAGTGGTTGCGGGCGAAGATCAATTGTTCGAATGGAAAGCAATGAGACCGGGTGATAAATTTGTATTTCCGGTTGAAGTTTTTTTAACAAAGATATCAATCGATAACAACGATTTTATACTTGCAAATGTTAGAGATATAACTGAACAAAAAAGAAATAAAGAAGACCTTATATTTGCAAAAGAAAATGCAGAAAAGTCAAATAGATTGAAAACCGATTTTCTTGCGAGTATGTCTCATGAAATAAGAACTCCTGTAAATACAATTTTAAGCTACAGTTCTTTATTGAAAGATGAACTTCTTGATATGAATTTTACACAGTTTGACGATATTTTTCGCTCTATATCTATTGGCGGACAAAGATTAATTAGAACGGTTGACTCAATTTTAAATATGTCACAGATACAAACCGGAACTTATGAGATTATTAATCAAGAGTTAAATTTGGAAGAAGATGTACTGCGGTCTGTTTATTCGGAATTTAAAATTGATGCGGTAAATAAAGGTTTGGAATTCGGCTTAATCAATGAATCAAAAAATCCATTTGTAAATGTTGATTATTATTCGGTTGGTCAATTGTTTACCAATTTGGTTGATAATGCAATAAAATATACGCAATCGGGAAAAGTCTCAATAAAGTCTTATAATTTGGATAATTATTTACTTGTTGACGTTTCAGATACTGGAATTGGGATTTCGGAAGAATTTTTAAAAGAGATTTTTGACCCTTTTACTCAAGAATCTCAGGGTTATACCAGAAAGTTTGAAGGAAACGGATTAGGTTTGGCTCTGGTAAAAAAATATTGTGCATTAAACAACGCGGAAATTTTTGTAAAAAGCGAAAAGGGATGCGGAAGCACATTTACAGTAAAATTTAACAACATTTAG
- a CDS encoding DUF1684 domain-containing protein has translation MNARHTFFLFLIILFYSCQTQKEIKPVSPEYKKEVEDWHNKRIENLKKESGWLNLVGLYWLEEGENTIGSSDKNKIVFPKNAPAEIGKVIKKDSSLIFESYNNVNVFSNGNRVNKIEVKNDMSGNPTIFELDSFRWFVIKREEKFGIRLRDLNADLLKNFEGIERFPIDGDWKIKAEFIPNKVPKEVEIPTIIGTIEKDFSPGKLKFLIDKKEFTLEPTSAGDKMFLVFADLTSGDETYGAGRFLVIDKPDSSNNVIIDFNKSYNPPCAFTKFATCPLPTKENKLKVKITAGEKNYSGGH, from the coding sequence GTGAACGCACGACACACATTTTTTTTATTTTTAATAATATTATTTTATTCATGTCAAACGCAAAAAGAAATTAAACCCGTTTCACCAGAATACAAGAAAGAAGTTGAGGACTGGCATAATAAAAGAATTGAAAATTTGAAAAAAGAATCCGGATGGCTTAATTTAGTCGGGCTTTACTGGCTTGAGGAAGGTGAAAATACAATTGGATCAAGCGATAAAAATAAAATTGTTTTCCCTAAAAACGCTCCAGCGGAAATTGGTAAGGTTATAAAAAAGGATTCATCTTTAATTTTTGAAAGCTACAATAACGTAAATGTTTTTTCCAATGGCAACAGAGTAAACAAAATAGAAGTTAAAAATGATATGTCGGGAAATCCGACAATATTTGAGTTAGATTCCTTTAGATGGTTTGTTATTAAACGCGAAGAAAAATTTGGAATTAGATTAAGAGACTTGAACGCCGATCTGTTAAAAAATTTTGAAGGCATAGAAAGGTTTCCGATTGATGGAGATTGGAAAATTAAAGCCGAATTTATTCCAAACAAGGTTCCAAAAGAAGTTGAAATACCGACAATTATTGGAACAATTGAAAAAGATTTCTCTCCTGGAAAATTAAAATTTTTAATTGATAAAAAAGAATTTACTTTAGAACCAACTTCAGCCGGAGATAAAATGTTTTTGGTTTTTGCAGATCTAACAAGCGGTGATGAAACATATGGGGCCGGAAGATTTTTAGTTATTGATAAACCTGATTCAAGCAATAATGTAATAATTGATTTTAATAAAAGTTATAATCCGCCATGTGCCTTTACTAAATTTGCTACATGCCCGCTACCTACAAAAGAAAATAAATTAAAAGTTAAAATAACAGCCGGCGAAAAAAATTATAGTGGGGGACACTAA
- a CDS encoding glycoside hydrolase family 5 protein produces MLKSFELNTKIARGISLGNALEAPSEGEWGLKILPEYFKIIKDAGFTSVRIPIRWSSHVSDKISFKIKNEFFARIDDVINQALENNLIVIINIHHFNELYKNPFKYEKGFYLLWEQIGGRYKNYSQNLLFEVLNEPHYFLTPRIWNGLLKNVIPIIRNKNRDRVLLVGPAKWNNIEGFRKFIIPDNVDNIIVTFHYYKPFVFTHQEAEWVKFSKFFRGKLWDASDKEILKIEKHFSKIKKWGIENNFPINLGEFGAYHKADMKSRIKWNQTIVNTAKKNNFSYIYWEFGAGFGVFDIVKNEWKLDLLKSIF; encoded by the coding sequence ATGCTAAAATCTTTTGAATTAAATACTAAAATTGCCCGCGGTATTAGTCTTGGCAACGCTTTGGAAGCGCCGAGTGAAGGCGAGTGGGGATTAAAAATCCTTCCTGAGTATTTTAAAATAATTAAAGATGCCGGTTTCACTTCGGTTAGAATTCCAATTCGCTGGTCGTCTCACGTTTCAGATAAAATTTCATTTAAAATTAAAAATGAATTTTTTGCTCGGATTGATGATGTTATAAATCAAGCTCTGGAAAATAATTTAATTGTAATTATTAACATCCATCATTTTAATGAACTATATAAAAATCCATTTAAATATGAAAAAGGTTTTTATCTTTTATGGGAACAAATCGGTGGGCGTTATAAAAATTATTCCCAAAATTTACTTTTCGAAGTATTAAACGAACCACATTATTTTTTAACTCCAAGAATTTGGAATGGATTATTAAAAAACGTAATACCGATAATTCGAAACAAAAACAGAGACCGGGTTCTATTAGTCGGTCCGGCAAAATGGAATAATATTGAAGGGTTTAGAAAATTTATAATTCCCGATAATGTTGATAACATAATTGTAACATTCCACTATTATAAACCTTTCGTTTTTACACACCAAGAAGCAGAGTGGGTAAAATTCAGCAAGTTTTTCAGAGGAAAATTATGGGATGCTTCCGACAAGGAAATCCTTAAAATTGAAAAACATTTTTCCAAAATAAAAAAATGGGGAATTGAAAATAATTTTCCAATTAATCTTGGTGAATTTGGCGCTTATCATAAAGCGGATATGAAATCAAGAATTAAATGGAATCAAACAATTGTTAATACAGCAAAGAAAAATAACTTCAGCTATATTTATTGGGAATTCGGCGCCGGCTTTGGGGTTTTTGATATTGTAAAAAATGAATGGAAATTAGATTTATTAAAGTCAATATTTTAA
- a CDS encoding outer membrane beta-barrel protein, whose protein sequence is MKKIIVVLIVMFSVSNIYSQSLGYSIGVIGSHFHNDSNENKISESNNPYGYGLVISKGLTKEFSIALTGEYLDDNLENGFGKEKDLRFHFTGLLHPYEFKSIQPYFSGGFVFTHRNIEYNDNIQKSDNSKDIINARLGVGVNVPLMSMLFINGDLGMYTDGYGYVGWGSSLGLRISL, encoded by the coding sequence ATGAAAAAAATAATTGTTGTATTAATTGTAATGTTTTCCGTTTCAAATATTTATTCACAATCATTAGGTTATTCTATTGGAGTAATTGGTTCACATTTTCATAATGATTCGAATGAAAATAAAATTAGTGAATCTAACAATCCTTATGGTTATGGACTTGTAATCAGCAAAGGATTAACAAAAGAATTTTCAATTGCGTTAACCGGTGAATATTTAGATGATAATTTAGAAAATGGATTTGGCAAAGAAAAAGATCTGCGATTTCATTTCACAGGTCTTCTGCATCCCTATGAATTCAAAAGCATACAGCCATATTTTTCAGGCGGATTTGTTTTCACACACAGAAATATTGAATACAATGATAATATTCAAAAATCGGATAATTCAAAAGATATTATCAACGCAAGATTGGGTGTTGGAGTTAATGTTCCGTTAATGTCAATGTTATTCATTAATGGCGATTTGGGAATGTACACCGACGGATACGGATATGTAGGATGGGGCAGCAGTTTGGGGCTAAGAATTAGCTTATAA
- a CDS encoding ABC transporter permease → MKSYKSIKKIFVRELRLIAKDINIRSVILLAPLFYSFFYGSIYYNKVESNVEIAILDLDNSATTHKITRFFDSHPMLKIVDNISSIDEGNQKLLSEEIKGIIYFPKNFEAKLKNGKPSELKIYLSGTRFLVSNDLNKAINEVIGFTNASISVKYFVTKGNGFEQAKEHIQPVKMDIRPMFNFTESYGDFLIPAVFVLILQQTLLIGLSESMAKERESNSIRELNRLANGKPNLIINGKGIFYLILFGSYSLFFVIVNFNIFKIPNRGEFFPIFILTGIMLISVINLTIFLSSFFKRKIISLQFLTLTSYPVFLISGYSWLGQSMPAYLKIISNLIPSTPYFAAYTRITQMGAGIYDVLPEMIHLVILALIGYGLAYFRINHLIKNSYGNTHSQESILKTT, encoded by the coding sequence ATGAAAAGTTATAAATCAATAAAAAAAATATTTGTAAGAGAACTAAGATTAATTGCGAAAGATATAAATATTAGATCTGTTATTTTATTGGCGCCATTGTTTTATTCTTTCTTTTACGGATCAATTTATTATAACAAAGTTGAAAGCAATGTTGAAATTGCCATATTGGATTTAGACAATTCCGCAACAACACATAAAATAACAAGATTCTTTGACTCACATCCAATGCTCAAAATTGTAGATAATATTTCAAGTATTGACGAGGGCAATCAAAAACTTTTATCGGAAGAAATAAAAGGAATCATTTACTTTCCAAAAAATTTTGAGGCAAAACTGAAAAATGGAAAACCTTCAGAATTAAAAATTTATTTAAGCGGAACAAGATTTTTAGTTTCAAATGATTTGAACAAAGCGATTAATGAAGTTATCGGTTTTACAAACGCGTCTATAAGTGTAAAATATTTTGTAACCAAAGGGAACGGTTTTGAACAAGCAAAAGAACATATACAGCCGGTGAAAATGGACATTAGACCAATGTTCAACTTTACCGAGTCGTATGGTGATTTTTTAATTCCAGCAGTATTTGTTCTCATATTGCAGCAAACATTACTGATAGGTCTTTCTGAAAGCATGGCAAAAGAAAGAGAGTCAAATTCAATTAGAGAATTAAATCGGCTGGCAAATGGGAAACCAAATTTAATAATAAACGGCAAAGGAATATTTTATTTGATTTTGTTCGGTTCGTACTCTCTTTTTTTTGTTATCGTAAATTTTAACATATTTAAAATACCGAACAGAGGCGAGTTTTTTCCGATATTTATTCTTACCGGAATAATGTTAATTTCCGTAATTAACCTTACAATTTTTCTTTCGTCATTTTTTAAAAGAAAAATAATTTCACTGCAATTTTTAACATTGACATCATACCCGGTATTTCTAATTTCCGGATACAGCTGGTTGGGACAATCAATGCCAGCCTATTTAAAAATAATTTCAAATTTAATTCCCAGTACGCCATATTTCGCCGCATATACAAGAATAACACAAATGGGAGCGGGAATATACGATGTTTTGCCGGAGATGATTCACTTGGTTATTCTTGCTTTAATTGGATATGGGCTCGCTTATTTTAGAATAAATCATTTAATAAAAAATTCTTATGGGAACACACATTCCCAAGAATCGATTTTAAAAACAACTTAA
- a CDS encoding ABC transporter permease: protein MNLKSINKIIIREFKRIKERRTLYLLEIILPLIVFFLFAEIYKEELVHDLPIAILDNDNTSLSRKVTRLIDSSPTMNIVENLYSIENIKLEFKKGNIQAAFVIPKKFEKDVKSGKGTTVIVYKNSTNILVSNYIYKESAQIIKTISGGVLLKKLKSTGLNNEKAFAVINPIKIETASLYNSNYSYENYLVPGLLTFSLQMMIMLSAVIVISSEFSHNTFHELVTFAENKAYNILIGKSIPHLIIHAASIILIIGVVFPIYNIKINGSYLSLILLMFVFVFASFLMGLFISAILNDQFLATEVAVFINTPAFIFSGFTFPIWAMPQIHRMFAQLLPFTHFLNAFLKVYQMGAENHDIYNELAVLGFFSIISIIGILTALQFKMHKLKEIYESVVGMG, encoded by the coding sequence ATGAATTTGAAATCGATAAACAAAATAATTATTCGTGAGTTTAAAAGGATTAAAGAAAGAAGAACTCTTTACCTTTTAGAAATAATCTTACCTTTGATTGTGTTCTTTTTATTTGCGGAAATTTATAAAGAAGAATTAGTTCACGATCTTCCAATTGCAATACTAGATAATGATAACACAAGTCTTTCAAGAAAAGTTACAAGATTAATTGACTCGTCACCGACAATGAATATAGTTGAAAATTTGTACTCGATTGAAAATATAAAATTAGAATTTAAAAAAGGAAATATTCAAGCAGCTTTTGTAATACCGAAAAAATTTGAAAAAGATGTTAAGTCGGGAAAAGGTACAACGGTGATAGTTTACAAAAACTCGACCAACATTTTGGTATCCAACTATATTTATAAAGAAAGCGCACAAATAATTAAGACCATTTCCGGTGGTGTTTTACTCAAAAAATTAAAATCTACCGGATTGAATAACGAAAAAGCATTCGCAGTAATTAACCCAATTAAAATTGAAACAGCCTCACTTTATAATTCAAATTACAGTTATGAAAACTATTTAGTTCCGGGCTTATTAACTTTTTCATTACAAATGATGATTATGCTTTCCGCAGTTATTGTAATAAGCTCTGAATTTTCCCACAATACATTTCACGAACTGGTGACGTTTGCCGAAAATAAAGCTTATAATATTCTGATTGGAAAAAGTATTCCTCATTTAATAATTCATGCTGCCTCAATAATCTTAATTATTGGTGTCGTTTTTCCTATTTACAATATTAAAATTAATGGATCTTACCTTTCATTGATATTATTAATGTTTGTTTTTGTTTTCGCTTCATTTTTGATGGGGCTATTCATTTCGGCAATTCTTAATGATCAATTTCTTGCAACAGAAGTCGCGGTTTTTATTAATACACCGGCATTTATTTTCAGCGGATTTACATTTCCCATTTGGGCAATGCCCCAAATTCATAGAATGTTTGCACAACTTCTGCCGTTTACTCATTTCTTAAACGCATTTTTAAAAGTTTATCAAATGGGTGCGGAAAATCATGATATTTACAATGAGCTTGCAGTGCTTGGCTTTTTTAGTATAATTTCAATAATTGGTATTCTCACAGCGTTACAATTTAAAATGCACAAACTAAAAGAAATTTATGAATCTGTAGTTGGTATGGGTTGA
- a CDS encoding efflux RND transporter periplasmic adaptor subunit has product MKVIKSKWVFAIPVIIILSAVIIWAAGLNDEENIIVGIVEIDEIDVASKIPGRIEELYVREGDKVLKGQILAKLESKEIDAKIAQAKGAMEAAKSKVDMANKGARYEEIIAVEKLYMQAKEQFDFANITKNRLENLYKDSVISTHEYDEINFKYNTAKDQMEAAKAKYDLVLKGAREEEKNGAEGLYHQAEGAYNEAIAYYKELELKSPTDGEVSNRIADQGEVIASGYPIFTIINPREYYVVLQLKENELGNLKLGDSFKGEVPALKNKSVDFKINFISPMADFASWKPTNQKGDFDLKTFEVHLKSELPIENIRPGMTVRIKI; this is encoded by the coding sequence ATGAAAGTTATAAAAAGCAAATGGGTTTTTGCTATTCCAGTAATAATAATTTTATCGGCGGTTATTATATGGGCCGCTGGATTAAATGATGAAGAAAATATAATAGTTGGTATTGTTGAAATTGACGAAATCGATGTGGCATCAAAAATTCCTGGACGAATAGAAGAGCTTTATGTTCGAGAGGGTGATAAAGTTTTGAAAGGTCAGATTCTTGCAAAGTTGGAATCAAAAGAAATAGACGCAAAAATAGCACAGGCAAAAGGCGCGATGGAAGCGGCTAAAAGTAAGGTAGATATGGCAAATAAAGGCGCAAGGTATGAAGAAATAATTGCCGTTGAAAAACTGTACATGCAGGCAAAAGAACAATTTGATTTTGCGAATATAACAAAAAATCGTTTAGAAAATTTATATAAGGACTCGGTAATTTCCACTCATGAGTATGACGAAATAAATTTTAAATATAATACAGCAAAAGATCAGATGGAGGCGGCAAAAGCAAAATACGATTTGGTTTTAAAGGGAGCCAGAGAAGAAGAAAAAAATGGCGCGGAAGGATTATACCATCAGGCAGAAGGAGCTTACAATGAAGCAATTGCATACTATAAGGAATTGGAATTAAAGTCTCCGACTGACGGCGAAGTATCCAATAGAATTGCAGATCAAGGCGAAGTGATCGCAAGCGGATATCCAATTTTTACAATAATAAATCCAAGGGAATATTACGTTGTATTACAACTTAAAGAAAATGAATTGGGAAATTTGAAATTAGGTGATTCGTTCAAAGGAGAAGTTCCGGCATTAAAAAATAAATCAGTGGATTTTAAAATTAATTTTATTTCACCAATGGCTGATTTTGCATCATGGAAACCAACAAACCAAAAAGGCGATTTTGATCTTAAAACTTTTGAAGTTCACTTAAAAAGTGAACTTCCGATTGAGAATATTAGACCGGGAATGACAGTAAGAATTAAAATATAA
- a CDS encoding TolC family protein has translation MKNKVIIGLLLFLQTSAFCQQLTLSEAVDLALRNNEKVLQYKSKLKSKEYENLSAWGNFLPSINFQGSYNHLEDKLQIDLSPIRNVIIQLQAKNQTELANISNIINAGSALTDAQKQYIFNQTSSALNAAIPPFVETLKNQDYNSASIIGIQPLFAGGKIIAAKKYSSAEEKASRYEFEKIKNETISEVTKAYMQNLILKEIVTTRKNVLSAIKQHQKNAQCLLDQGLIAKNNLLRAEVAVAEAERNLLNDQNILELSELAIKSLISFDDSVKIELTDSLKFVEIKEPIEIFLAKAENNQPILKMIEQKKISAEQNYNAARSEFLPQIAAFGKYELYPQYLSALEPRWAVGIQAKLNIFNGFKDYLKLQNASAVEEEVDHILKGSEKNIKLWINKSFRDLKNNQAEFEKLNKTLELAEENFRQNSKRFNNGLGTSLEVIDSRLALEKVEIEISAALFNYYISLSDLENAAGESEEFLNIWNN, from the coding sequence ATGAAAAATAAAGTAATAATTGGACTGCTGCTTTTTCTACAGACATCTGCCTTTTGCCAGCAACTTACATTATCGGAAGCGGTTGATCTTGCCTTAAGAAATAACGAAAAAGTTCTGCAATATAAATCAAAATTAAAATCCAAAGAATACGAAAACCTATCTGCTTGGGGTAATTTTTTACCGTCAATAAATTTTCAGGGAAGTTACAATCACTTAGAAGATAAATTACAAATTGATTTATCCCCAATTAGAAATGTGATTATTCAGCTACAGGCAAAGAATCAAACTGAATTAGCAAATATCTCAAATATAATTAATGCCGGCTCTGCGCTTACCGATGCACAAAAACAATATATATTCAATCAAACAAGCAGCGCTTTAAACGCGGCAATTCCGCCATTCGTGGAGACTTTGAAAAATCAAGATTACAATTCCGCATCAATTATTGGAATTCAGCCGTTATTCGCCGGCGGAAAAATAATTGCGGCTAAAAAATATTCATCGGCGGAAGAAAAAGCATCGCGATATGAATTTGAAAAAATCAAAAACGAAACAATATCGGAAGTCACAAAAGCATATATGCAGAATCTGATATTGAAAGAAATCGTAACGACGAGAAAAAATGTTTTATCGGCAATAAAACAACATCAAAAAAATGCGCAGTGTTTATTGGATCAAGGATTGATAGCAAAAAATAATTTATTGCGCGCAGAGGTAGCGGTTGCAGAAGCTGAAAGAAATTTGCTTAACGATCAAAACATTTTGGAATTATCCGAGCTTGCAATTAAAAGTTTGATTTCGTTTGATGACAGCGTAAAAATTGAATTAACGGATTCGTTAAAATTTGTAGAGATTAAAGAACCTATAGAAATATTTTTAGCAAAAGCAGAAAACAATCAGCCGATATTAAAGATGATTGAACAGAAAAAAATTTCCGCGGAACAAAATTACAATGCGGCAAGATCAGAATTTCTTCCTCAAATTGCCGCTTTCGGAAAATATGAACTTTATCCTCAATATTTATCAGCATTAGAACCACGCTGGGCAGTTGGAATTCAAGCTAAGTTAAATATTTTCAATGGATTTAAAGATTATCTCAAACTTCAAAATGCCTCAGCGGTTGAAGAGGAAGTAGATCATATTTTAAAAGGATCAGAAAAAAATATTAAGCTGTGGATCAACAAATCATTCAGGGATTTAAAAAACAATCAAGCCGAGTTTGAAAAACTTAATAAAACATTAGAGCTGGCAGAAGAGAACTTTAGACAGAACTCAAAAAGATTTAACAACGGATTGGGTACATCCCTGGAAGTCATAGACTCGCGTTTAGCCTTAGAAAAAGTAGAAATTGAGATAAGTGCGGCGTTGTTCAATTATTATATCTCATTATCGGATCTTGAAAATGCAGCAGGAGAAAGCGAAGAATTTTTAAATATTTGGAATAATTAA
- a CDS encoding TetR/AcrR family transcriptional regulator, with amino-acid sequence MRVKEGNKEKDIIEAAVEVFAKNGFHNSKISKIAETANVATGSVYVYYKNKEDILVKIFSDLWSQLNLEIDVIVENTTSSSLEKLDAMIDLIFDAFSENPSLAMVFVNEQNHLERSAENDLLKYYNQFLDKGEKIIYNGIKEGIISDNFDISIFRDFVFGAIRHLVHCWATDPKKFPINKTRFNVKYLIKHGIEK; translated from the coding sequence GTGAGAGTAAAAGAAGGAAATAAAGAAAAAGATATAATTGAAGCCGCGGTTGAAGTTTTCGCAAAAAACGGATTTCACAATTCTAAAATATCTAAAATTGCAGAAACCGCAAATGTAGCGACCGGAAGCGTATACGTTTATTATAAGAACAAAGAAGATATTTTGGTAAAAATATTTTCAGACCTTTGGTCGCAATTAAACCTCGAAATAGATGTTATTGTAGAAAACACCACATCTTCCAGTCTGGAGAAACTCGACGCAATGATTGATTTGATTTTCGACGCATTTTCAGAAAACCCGTCTTTGGCAATGGTTTTTGTAAATGAACAAAATCATTTGGAAAGATCCGCTGAAAACGATCTGTTAAAATATTATAACCAGTTTTTGGATAAAGGCGAAAAAATTATTTATAATGGAATTAAAGAAGGAATTATTTCCGATAATTTTGATATCTCCATTTTTAGGGATTTTGTCTTCGGTGCAATAAGACATTTGGTTCACTGCTGGGCAACAGATCCGAAAAAATTTCCAATCAACAAAACAAGATTTAATGTAAAATATTTAATTAAACATGGAATAGAGAAGTAA
- a CDS encoding (4Fe-4S)-binding protein, with translation MEEKRVKYKSDKIIVSFAPDVCIHAAECVRGLPSVFNTSKKPWINIAGADQSEIISVIERCPSGALKYELIDLELKEDIKKMEKTKITLMPNGPLMVEGNLSIVKLSGETVKDGEKFFLCRCGQSSNKPFCDGTHKKIEFKAE, from the coding sequence ATGGAAGAGAAAAGAGTAAAATATAAATCTGATAAAATTATAGTTAGTTTTGCGCCGGATGTTTGCATTCATGCGGCAGAATGTGTAAGAGGTTTGCCGAGTGTGTTTAATACATCTAAAAAACCTTGGATAAATATTGCCGGAGCCGATCAATCCGAAATAATAAGCGTAATAGAAAGGTGTCCTTCCGGAGCGTTAAAATATGAATTAATAGATTTAGAATTAAAAGAGGATATTAAAAAAATGGAAAAAACAAAAATAACGTTAATGCCCAATGGTCCGCTTATGGTTGAAGGCAATTTAAGTATTGTTAAATTATCGGGCGAAACAGTTAAAGACGGCGAAAAATTTTTCCTTTGCAGATGCGGACAATCATCAAACAAACCTTTTTGTGACGGAACACATAAAAAAATAGAATTTAAAGCGGAATAG